Below is a genomic region from Chthoniobacterales bacterium.
CCATGCTTGATGCCGATGTCGGCCTTGATGACGCCCTGGACCGCGTCGAGGATGAGGGCATTCGTGATGACGAGGTCGGGGCACTCGGCGTCGAGCGCGAGCGAGGACTGGCCCATGCCGTCACGGATGACCTTGCCGCCGCCGAACTTCACCTCGTTGCCGTAGCCGCCGTTCTCGAGGATGAGATCGCGCTCGACCTCGATGAAGAGTTCGGTGTCGGCGAGGCGGACCTGGTCGCCAACGGTGGGGCCGAACATCTCGGCGTAGAGCTCGCGGGTGAGTTTCATGAGGATTTTTTCACCACCAAGGCACCAAGACACCAAGGAATATGAAGATTCATAGGGCGATGCGTTTGAGGCCCTGCTTGATCAGCGGGACGTTGAAGTTGATCAGGAAGGCGAGGTGGAGACCGGAGAGTTTGAGGTAGGTGAGGGCTTGGGCGTGGTGGACGGGGAGAAGAGATTCCACCGTCTTGATCTCGATGATGATTTGGCGTTCGACGACGAGGTCGAGACGGAGGCCCGCTTCGAGTTCCAAACCTTCATAGACGATTGGCAGTGCGACTTGTCGCTCGAAGGTCAGACCACGGCGGTGGAGTTCGTGGGCGAGGCAGACCTCGTAAACCGATTCCAAAAGACCGGGGCCAAGCGATTGATGCACCTTGAACGCGGCATCGACGATCTGAGAGGCGATTTCATCCACCTCCGAAACTCTTGGTGCCTTGGTGTCTTGGTGGTTCAAAGCTTCCCGTTGATGAGGCCGTTGAGGCCGTAGACTTCGCGGGTGCCGGCAAGGGCGACGAGGTCGACCTCGCGGGTGTCGCCGGGTTCGAAACGCACCGCGGTGCCGGCGGGGATGCGCAGGCGGAAGCCGCGGGCGGCGGCGCGGTCGAAATCGAGCGAGGGATTGACCTCGAAGAAATGGAAATGGCTGCCGATCTGCACCGGGCGATCGCCGCGGTTCGAGACGGTGATCGTCTTCACCTCGAGGCCGATGTTCGCCTCGTGCGGTTCGGTCTTCGCGAGGATGTATTCGCCCGGGATCATGAGTTTTGAACCATCAAGGCACCAAGACACCAGGAAAGGCGGAGGAAGGAATATTTTATCTCATCCCTTGGTGCCTTGGTGTCTTGGTGGTGAATCTTCATCGGATCGGATTGTGAACGGTAACGAGTTTCGTGCCGTCGGGGAAGGTGGCCTCGGCCTGCACCTCGTGGATCATTTCCGGCACGCCCTCCATGACGTCCTCGCGCTTGAGGATCGTGGTGCCGTAGCTCATGAGGTCGGCCACGCTGCGGCCGTCGCGCGCGCCCTCGAAAATCTCGTAGGTGATGATGGCGACGGACTCGGGGTAGTTGAGTTTGAGGCCGCGTTGCTGGCGGCGGCGGGCGAGGTCGGCGGCGACTACGACGAGGAGTTTTTCCTGTTCGCGCGGGCTCAGATGCATGCGATGTAGATCACACGGTGAGGTGGGTTTTGACAACTTCGTCCGTCAGGTCCGCGACGGTGCCATTCGCGACCACGGCGCCGCGGTCGAGGATGGCGAAGTTGTCGGCGAGTTCCTTGCAGAAATCGAGATACTGCTCGACGAGCAGGATGGTCATCGATTTCTCGCTGTGGAGCTGGGCGAGAGCGGTGGCGATCTCGTCGCCGAGCACGGTGCCCTCGTGTGGCCCCTGTTTGCGGACGTCGTCGAAGGTGGTGGAGAGTTTTTCGAACGCGGCGGAGTCCTTGTGCGAACCGACGCGGCGGAGGGCGTTGATCTCGTCGGCGAGCTGATCGAGGAGCTCGGGCTTCGGATAATCGATCTCGGCGCGGAGCTTCTTGAGCGTCTGCGCGGCCTCGGCGAGGAGGCCGGGCTCGTTGTGGTGGCCGCCACGGCGGAGGAGTTTGATGGCGTCGCCGATCTGGTCGATGATGTTCGGCTGGATTCCCTCGGTGGGCTCGTCGAGGAGGAGGAGCGACGGCTCCGTGAGCAGGGCACGCCCGATGGAGAGCTGCTGCTGCTGGCCGCCGGAGAGCATGCCCCCCTTGCGGGCGAGGAAGTCCTTGAGGATCGGGAAAAGCGCGTAAACGCGCTCGACGGCACGTTTCGGGTTCTTGCCCTGCGCGGTCGCGCCGATGAAGAGGTTCTCCTCGACGGTGAGGTGGGGGAAGATGCCGCGGCCCTGCGGAACGTAGCCGATGCCGGCCCGGGCGCGCATTTCTGCGGGGAGCCGGGAGATGTCCTCGCCGTTGAAGACGATGCGGCCGGCGTTGGGCCGGTGAATGCCGATGATGGATTTCAGCGTGGTCGTCTTGCCGACGCCGTTGCGACCCATGAGACAGAAGACCTGATTCGTGGGGATGTCGAGGTCGACCCCGCGAAGGATCCGCGAGCCATCAAGGGAAACCTGGAGATTTTCAATCTTGAGCATGGAATCAGTGTTTCTTTTTGCGGCCGAGGTAGACTTCGATCACGCGTTCGTCGGCCTGGACTTCGTCGAGGGTGCCGTCGCAGAGGACGTGTCCCTGGTGGAGGACGGTGACCTTGCTGCCGAGCTGGCGGACGAAAACCATGTCGTGTTCGATGACGATGATGGTGTGCTTGCCGACGAGGCTGAGGAGGAGCTCGCCGGTCTTGGCGGTTTCCTCATCGGTCATGCCCGCGGCGGGCTCGTCGACGAGGAGGAGCTGGGCGTTTTGCGCGAGGAGCATGCCGATCTCGAGCCACTGCTTCTGGCCATGGGCGAGCGTGCCGGCCTTCACCTCGGCGCGGTCCTTGAGGCCGATGGTCTCGAGGACTTCGTAGATGCGCTCCTTCTGCGCGGGCTTCACCCGGCCGAAGATCGAGGGCCAGACGCCGCGGCTGCCTTCGAGGCCCATGAGGACGTTCTCGAAGACGGTGTGGTCGCTGTAGACGCTGGGTGTCTGGAATTTGCGGCCGATGCCGAGGCGGTAGATCTCGTATTCACGCAGCTTCGTGAGCGGAGTGCCCTGGTATTCGATCTTGCCGACATCCGGCCGGGTGCGGCCGGTGATGAGGTCGAGAAAGGTGCTCTTGCCAGCGCCGTTTGGGCCGATGATCGTGCGCATCTCCCCCTTATCGAGGTAGAAGTTGAGATCGTTGATCGCCTTGAAACCGTCGAAACTCTTGGTGACGCCTTCGGCGGTGAGCAGGAAGTCCTGGTTCATTTCGTTTCCTCCACGGGAGTGTTGGTGGGTGCGGGTGCGTCGGGTTCCCGGGAGTTCTTGTAGCGGCGCCAGATGTCCATCACCTGGCCGGGGATCCCAACGATGCCCTTCGGCATGAAGAGCACGACGATGACGAACATGCCGCCGAGGAAGATCGGCCAGTAGGCGGGGTAGGCCTGGCTGGCCCAGCTCTTGAGGGCGTTCACGACGATGGCGCCAACGACCGGGCCGAGCAGCGTGGCGCGGCCGCCGACGGCGACCCAGACGACGGCTTCGAGGGATTTGGCGGGCTCCATCTGGCTGGGGTTGATGATGCCGACCTGCGGGACGTAAAGGGCACCCGCGACGCCGGCGATCATTCCCGCGACGACGAACACGAAAAGTTTGAAATTCGCGGCCGCGTAGCCGGAGAAGAGCACGCGGTTTTCGCTGTCGCGAATGGCGCGCTGGACTTTTCCGAATTTCGTGAGCGTGAGCCAGCGGCAGAAGGCATAGACAACGACCAGGGCGACCGCCGAGGCGATGTAGAGCGCACGCTGGGTTTCCACGCTGCCGAGCTGCGCTCCGAAGAGCGTCTTGAAATCGGTGAAGCCGTTGTTGCCGCCGAGGGTGAGCTCGTTGCGGAAGAAGAGCAGGCAGGCTGCGTAGGTGAGCGCCTGGGTGAGGATCGAGAAATAGACGCCCTTGATGCGGGAGCGGAAGGCGAGGTAGCCGAAGATCAGCGCCACGAGGCCGGGCACCCAGAAGACGGCGCCGATCGCGAACCAGACATTGTAGAATGGCTCCCAGTGGATCGGCAGCTTGTTGTAGCCGAGGAACACCATGAAGTCGGGCAGGTCGCTCTTGTATTGGCCCAGCTTGCCGATCATCAGCATGAGGTGCATGCCGAGGGCGTAGCCGCCGAGCGCAAAGAAGAGCATCTGGCCGAGGCTCAGCAGGCCGGTGTAGCCCCAGAGCAGGTCGATGCTCATCGCGACGATCGCGAGGCAGAGATACTGGCCCCAGAGGTTGATGTTGAAGTTGCTGACGTGCAGCGCGCTTCCGTCCGGCGTGAAGGCGTTGAGCGCCGGCACGATGAAGATGAGCACCGCGGCAAAGAGGGCCGCGATGAGGATTTCGATTTTGGAGACCTCGGATTTCATCGGTTCAATTTTCAAGGCCGCGTCCCTTCGTGGCGAAGAGGCCGGATGGCTTCCACTGGAGGAAGAGGATGATGGCCACGAGCACGAGCACCTTGCCGATCACCGGGTTGCGGAGCAGCGTCTGAAGAATCTGGTCGGTGGTGCCGATGCCCAGCGCGGAGATGACCGTGCCGATGAGGTTGCCGACGCCGCCCACGACGACGACCATGAAGGAGTCGACGATGTAGGTCTGACCGGTGCTCGGGCCGATGTTGCCGATCTGCGAGAGGAACGCGCCAGCGAGGCCGGCGAGGCCGCAACCGAAGGCGAACGTGAGCATGTTGATCTTCTCGGTGCGGACGCCCATGCAGGAGGCCATGTTGCGATCCTGCATGACGGCGCGAATGAGCAGGCCGAGCGGCGTTTTTGCCAGCAGGAGCGAGGTTCCGATGACGATGACGATGGCGAAGCCGATCACGAACACGCGGTTGTAGTTCATGATGACGTCGCCGACCGAGAAGCTGCCGAGCAGCCAGGCGGGCGAGTAGACCGGCGCGTTCGCGGGGCCGAAGACGAGACGGAAGATCTGCTGGAGCACCAGGGAGACGCCCCAGGTCGCGAGGAGCGACTCGAGCGGGCGGCGGTAGAGGAACTGGATGACGCTGCGTTCGAGGAGCA
It encodes:
- a CDS encoding GxxExxY protein is translated as MDEIASQIVDAAFKVHQSLGPGLLESVYEVCLAHELHRRGLTFERQVALPIVYEGLELEAGLRLDLVVERQIIIEIKTVESLLPVHHAQALTYLKLSGLHLAFLINFNVPLIKQGLKRIAL
- a CDS encoding urease subunit beta, translating into MIPGEYILAKTEPHEANIGLEVKTITVSNRGDRPVQIGSHFHFFEVNPSLDFDRAAARGFRLRIPAGTAVRFEPGDTREVDLVALAGTREVYGLNGLINGKL
- a CDS encoding urease subunit gamma; the protein is MHLSPREQEKLLVVVAADLARRRQQRGLKLNYPESVAIITYEIFEGARDGRSVADLMSYGTTILKREDVMEGVPEMIHEVQAEATFPDGTKLVTVHNPIR
- a CDS encoding ATP-binding cassette domain-containing protein, translated to MLKIENLQVSLDGSRILRGVDLDIPTNQVFCLMGRNGVGKTTTLKSIIGIHRPNAGRIVFNGEDISRLPAEMRARAGIGYVPQGRGIFPHLTVEENLFIGATAQGKNPKRAVERVYALFPILKDFLARKGGMLSGGQQQQLSIGRALLTEPSLLLLDEPTEGIQPNIIDQIGDAIKLLRRGGHHNEPGLLAEAAQTLKKLRAEIDYPKPELLDQLADEINALRRVGSHKDSAAFEKLSTTFDDVRKQGPHEGTVLGDEIATALAQLHSEKSMTILLVEQYLDFCKELADNFAILDRGAVVANGTVADLTDEVVKTHLTV
- the urtD gene encoding urea ABC transporter ATP-binding protein UrtD, whose amino-acid sequence is MNQDFLLTAEGVTKSFDGFKAINDLNFYLDKGEMRTIIGPNGAGKSTFLDLITGRTRPDVGKIEYQGTPLTKLREYEIYRLGIGRKFQTPSVYSDHTVFENVLMGLEGSRGVWPSIFGRVKPAQKERIYEVLETIGLKDRAEVKAGTLAHGQKQWLEIGMLLAQNAQLLLVDEPAAGMTDEETAKTGELLLSLVGKHTIIVIEHDMVFVRQLGSKVTVLHQGHVLCDGTLDEVQADERVIEVYLGRKKKH
- the urtC gene encoding urea ABC transporter permease subunit UrtC; this translates as MKSEVSKIEILIAALFAAVLIFIVPALNAFTPDGSALHVSNFNINLWGQYLCLAIVAMSIDLLWGYTGLLSLGQMLFFALGGYALGMHLMLMIGKLGQYKSDLPDFMVFLGYNKLPIHWEPFYNVWFAIGAVFWVPGLVALIFGYLAFRSRIKGVYFSILTQALTYAACLLFFRNELTLGGNNGFTDFKTLFGAQLGSVETQRALYIASAVALVVVYAFCRWLTLTKFGKVQRAIRDSENRVLFSGYAAANFKLFVFVVAGMIAGVAGALYVPQVGIINPSQMEPAKSLEAVVWVAVGGRATLLGPVVGAIVVNALKSWASQAYPAYWPIFLGGMFVIVVLFMPKGIVGIPGQVMDIWRRYKNSREPDAPAPTNTPVEETK